In one Populus nigra chromosome 12, ddPopNigr1.1, whole genome shotgun sequence genomic region, the following are encoded:
- the LOC133670247 gene encoding root phototropism protein 3-like isoform X1 translates to MGSRSFDGGKATVSGSKHNKCVILPANESVVAEALEKRNQNWTVHDRVANDLIIQVGDSSFQLHKLAMVSKSEYLNRLVFQRRSNGAKDTLPKIQIDNFPGGSEIFELVVKFCYGCKVDLTASNIAPVHCAAHFLEMSDDLEQGNLISKTEAFLSFVLFSAWKDIFRILKSCESISLWAMKLQILQRCSDAIAWKACIDPNLFTLSEDDAISLNVLENDAENLKHKGVAENWWFEDVSCLRIDHFVEVIKSIKRKGVRSELVGSCVAYWTAKWISGPDNLPKHLTHHLLRVTTESLVRILPEEENSVSANFLLHFLKLGIMTRINSELLNEVEKRIALKLENCRVSDLLIKNYGNDDTVYDVGTVSRVVEAYASSMLKNPTPKLLVVGKLVDGYLAQVSRDAKLSVEQFRSLAEALPNDARYCHDNLYTAIDAYLKAHPRLTEEERISVCTAMAYHKLSQEGLKHATRNDRLPVNITTRLILLEQVNMARSLTSVGSNYQRTKTQAIIRVNRCVENEWMTSRNEIKMMRKEVENMKMQLSELQICKMQIQRRAKGCLISKRIFGSEHSVA, encoded by the exons ATGGGAAGCAGAAGTTTTGATGGTGGAAAAGCTACTGTATCTGGTAGCAAGCATAACAAGTGTGTTATTCTTCCAGCTAATGAGAGCGTGGTTGCTGAAGCTCTGGAAAAAAGAAACCAGAACTG GACGGTTCACGACAGAGTTGCAAATGATTTGATCATACAAGTTGGAGATTCCAGCTTTCAGTTGCACAAG CTTGCCATGGTCTCAAAAAGTGAATACTTGAATAGATTAGTATTCCAGAGAAGAAGCAATGGAGCAAAAGATACCCTCCCCAAGATTCAAATAGACAATTTTCCAGGTGGATCTGAAATCTTTGAGTTAGTAGTGAAGTTCTGCTATGGATGTAAGGTTGATCTTACAGCATCCAACATTGCTCCAGTACACTGTGCTGCACATTTCTTGGAAATGAGTGATGATCTTGAACAAGGAAATCTGATTTCGAAGACAGAGGCTTTTCTAAGTTTCGTATTGTTTTCAGCATGGAAAGACATATTTCGAATTTTGAAAAGCTGTGAATCAATCTCTTTGTGGGCGATGAAGTTACAAATCCTGCAACGATGCTCTGATGCCATTGCTTGGAAGGCCTGCATAGACCCCAACTTATTTACTCTCAGCGAAGACGATGCAATTAGCTTGAATGTTCTGGAAAATGATGCGGAAAACTTGAAACATAAAGGCGTAGCAGAGAATTGGTGGTTTGAAGATGTTTCATGCCTTCGAATAGATCATTTTGTTGAGGTCATTAAATCCATCAAGAGGAAAGGAGTGAGGTCGGAACTTGTTGGATCATGCGTAGCTTATTGGACAGCAAAATGGATTTCTGGACCAGACAATCTGCCAAAACATCTAACCCACCATCTACTGAGAGTTACAACAGAAAGTTTGGTTAGGATACTTCCTGAGGAGGAAAATTCAGTTTCTGCCAATTTTCTGCTTCACTTTCTCAAGTTGGGAATAATGACGAGAATTAACAGTGAACTGTTGAATGAGGTAGAAAAAAGAATAGCTCTCAAATTGGAAAACTGTCGGGTTTCTGATCTTTTGATCAAGAATTATGGCAATGATGATACTGTTTATGATGTGGGAACTGTTTCCAGGGTGGTGGAAGCTTATGCTTCTTCTATGTTGAAGAATCCAACTCCAAAACTACTTGTTGTCGGAAAGTTGGTAGATGGGTATCTCGCACAAGTTTCACGGGATGCCAAGCTTTCAGTTGAACAATTCCGGTCACTTGCAGAAGCATTGCCGAACGATGCTCGATACTGCCATGACAACCTCTATACCGCCATAGATGCATACCTAAAG GCACATCCTAGACTCacagaagaagaaagaataagTGTGTGCACAGCCATGGCCTACCATAAACTATCACAAGAAGGTCTTAAGCACGCAACGAGGAATGACAGGCTGCCTGTAAATATTACAACAAGGCTTATCCTTCTGGAACAAGTAAATATGGCAAGATCATTGACATCTGTTGGATCCAATTACCAAAGAACAAAGACACAGGCCATCATCAGGGTAAATAGATGTGTGGAGAATGAATGGATGACATCCCGGAATGAGATAAAGATGATGAGAAAAGAGGTTGAGAACATGAAGATGCAACTAAGTGAATTGCAAATATGCAAAATGCAGATCCAGAGAAGAGCCAAGGGATGCCTGATATCAAAGAGAATTTTCGGTTCTGAGCATTCTGTAGCATAG
- the LOC133670247 gene encoding root phototropism protein 3-like isoform X2, giving the protein MVSKSEYLNRLVFQRRSNGAKDTLPKIQIDNFPGGSEIFELVVKFCYGCKVDLTASNIAPVHCAAHFLEMSDDLEQGNLISKTEAFLSFVLFSAWKDIFRILKSCESISLWAMKLQILQRCSDAIAWKACIDPNLFTLSEDDAISLNVLENDAENLKHKGVAENWWFEDVSCLRIDHFVEVIKSIKRKGVRSELVGSCVAYWTAKWISGPDNLPKHLTHHLLRVTTESLVRILPEEENSVSANFLLHFLKLGIMTRINSELLNEVEKRIALKLENCRVSDLLIKNYGNDDTVYDVGTVSRVVEAYASSMLKNPTPKLLVVGKLVDGYLAQVSRDAKLSVEQFRSLAEALPNDARYCHDNLYTAIDAYLKAHPRLTEEERISVCTAMAYHKLSQEGLKHATRNDRLPVNITTRLILLEQVNMARSLTSVGSNYQRTKTQAIIRVNRCVENEWMTSRNEIKMMRKEVENMKMQLSELQICKMQIQRRAKGCLISKRIFGSEHSVA; this is encoded by the exons ATGGTCTCAAAAAGTGAATACTTGAATAGATTAGTATTCCAGAGAAGAAGCAATGGAGCAAAAGATACCCTCCCCAAGATTCAAATAGACAATTTTCCAGGTGGATCTGAAATCTTTGAGTTAGTAGTGAAGTTCTGCTATGGATGTAAGGTTGATCTTACAGCATCCAACATTGCTCCAGTACACTGTGCTGCACATTTCTTGGAAATGAGTGATGATCTTGAACAAGGAAATCTGATTTCGAAGACAGAGGCTTTTCTAAGTTTCGTATTGTTTTCAGCATGGAAAGACATATTTCGAATTTTGAAAAGCTGTGAATCAATCTCTTTGTGGGCGATGAAGTTACAAATCCTGCAACGATGCTCTGATGCCATTGCTTGGAAGGCCTGCATAGACCCCAACTTATTTACTCTCAGCGAAGACGATGCAATTAGCTTGAATGTTCTGGAAAATGATGCGGAAAACTTGAAACATAAAGGCGTAGCAGAGAATTGGTGGTTTGAAGATGTTTCATGCCTTCGAATAGATCATTTTGTTGAGGTCATTAAATCCATCAAGAGGAAAGGAGTGAGGTCGGAACTTGTTGGATCATGCGTAGCTTATTGGACAGCAAAATGGATTTCTGGACCAGACAATCTGCCAAAACATCTAACCCACCATCTACTGAGAGTTACAACAGAAAGTTTGGTTAGGATACTTCCTGAGGAGGAAAATTCAGTTTCTGCCAATTTTCTGCTTCACTTTCTCAAGTTGGGAATAATGACGAGAATTAACAGTGAACTGTTGAATGAGGTAGAAAAAAGAATAGCTCTCAAATTGGAAAACTGTCGGGTTTCTGATCTTTTGATCAAGAATTATGGCAATGATGATACTGTTTATGATGTGGGAACTGTTTCCAGGGTGGTGGAAGCTTATGCTTCTTCTATGTTGAAGAATCCAACTCCAAAACTACTTGTTGTCGGAAAGTTGGTAGATGGGTATCTCGCACAAGTTTCACGGGATGCCAAGCTTTCAGTTGAACAATTCCGGTCACTTGCAGAAGCATTGCCGAACGATGCTCGATACTGCCATGACAACCTCTATACCGCCATAGATGCATACCTAAAG GCACATCCTAGACTCacagaagaagaaagaataagTGTGTGCACAGCCATGGCCTACCATAAACTATCACAAGAAGGTCTTAAGCACGCAACGAGGAATGACAGGCTGCCTGTAAATATTACAACAAGGCTTATCCTTCTGGAACAAGTAAATATGGCAAGATCATTGACATCTGTTGGATCCAATTACCAAAGAACAAAGACACAGGCCATCATCAGGGTAAATAGATGTGTGGAGAATGAATGGATGACATCCCGGAATGAGATAAAGATGATGAGAAAAGAGGTTGAGAACATGAAGATGCAACTAAGTGAATTGCAAATATGCAAAATGCAGATCCAGAGAAGAGCCAAGGGATGCCTGATATCAAAGAGAATTTTCGGTTCTGAGCATTCTGTAGCATAG
- the LOC133670248 gene encoding uncharacterized protein LOC133670248, with amino-acid sequence MPRTIHSKPQPLLSKSSLLLNPFGEITFTGPKSTNFAFKAHIFYSPLLLSHRTHVQKPIICARKNKRGSGYQKLIKIVTFMASNLNTLPEPLGLVIEEFAAAVAAGGGNLGFWKGLGGGRFDGWGRKGKMNSGFLGFLVVSGLGLILFLFGGELKIDVVSGVLVLSLLGAVLVKGFKRGIKDWILGLCFFGVLLGLGLKKGEMRKWVERCRVRSPVLVLMKGKRRHGRRIW; translated from the coding sequence atGCCAAGAACTATTCACTCCAAACCTCAACCTCTTCTTTCAAAATCATCCCTTCTCTTAAATCCATTCGGTGAAATTACCTTCACTGGCCCGAAAAGTACAAATTTTGCATTTAAAGCTCACATTTTTTACTCTCCCCTTTTACTTTCACACAGGACCCATGTCCAAAAACCAATCATTTGTGCAAGAAAGAATAAAAGAGGATCTGGGTaccaaaaattaatcaaaattgtgACCTTTATGGCATCTAATCTCAACACTTTGCCAGAGCCATTGGGTTTGGTTATTGAAGaatttgctgctgctgttgctgctggTGGAGGGAATTTAGGATTTTGGAAGGGTTTAGGGGGCGGAAGATTTGATGGGTGGGGAAGAAAAGGGAAGATGAATTCAGGGTTTTTAGGCTTTTTGGTGGTTTCTGGATTgggattgattttgtttttgtttggagGGGAGTTAAAGATTGATGTGGTTTCTGGGGTTTTGGTGTTGAGTTTATTAGGGGCTGTTTTGGTTAAAGGGTTTAAGAGAGGGATTAAAGATTGGATCTTGGGGCTTTGCTTTTTTGGTGTTCTGTTGGGTTTGGGATTGAAGAAAGGAGAGATGCGAAAATGGGTTGAGAGATGTAGGGTTCGTTCACCAGTTTTGGTGCTTATGAAGGGAAAGAGAAGACATGGTAGGAGAATTTGGTAA
- the LOC133670249 gene encoding alpha-crystallin domain-containing protein 22.3-like isoform X2: MASPYRASDIRRGNSVPKPINPHQQVLEVAPLNSVPYIGPPVPFGDRVGSSTPGVQSQMHRVESPTQGDVDTKPAEAGSSMVFFPSQTTQKVLDDIMDSARNGIGLAGSAAMGSVGPIVGAMDIGESDDAYLFRVSLPGVSRDENFSCDIDPDGTVFIKGVTTTGESTVCKHSQIFRMQTRNLCPPGHFSITFQLPGPVDHQQFKGNFGIDGMLEGIVTKR, translated from the exons ATGGCTTCTCCATACag GGCTTCTGACATACGAAGAGGGAATAGTGTACCCAAGCCCATAAATCCTCATCAGCAGGTCCTTGAGGTGGCACCTCTCAACAGTGTGCCATATATTGGTCCTCCTGTTCCATTTGGTGATAGGGTTGGATCTTCAACCCCTGGAGTTCAATCTCAAATGCACAGGGTAGAATCTCCAACCCAAGGGGATGTGGATACTAAACCTGCAGAAGCTGGGTCTTCTATGGTATTTTTCCCATCTCAGACAACTCAAAAGGTGTTGGATGATATCATGGATTCTGCCAGAAATGGAATTGGGCTGGCTGGGAGTGCAGCAATGGGAAGTGTGGGACCAATTGTGGGTGCAATGGACATTGGCGAAAGCGATGATGCCTACTTGTTTCGGGTCTCTCTTCCTGGAGTTTCAAGGGATGAAA atttcagttgtgacaTTGATCCTGATGGCACGGTGTTCATAAAAGGAGTGACCACGACTGGCGAGAGTACAGTTTGCAAGCACTCTCAGATCTTCAGAATGCAAACACGGAATCTATGTCCTCCTGGTCACTTCTCCATCACCTTTCAGCTACCTGGTCCTGTTGATCACCAACAGTTCAAAGGTAATTTTGGCATTGATGGGATGCTCGAGGGGATTGTAACGAAAAGGTGA
- the LOC133670249 gene encoding alpha-crystallin domain-containing protein 22.3-like isoform X1, which yields MASPYRASDIRRGNSVPKPINPHQQVLEVAPLNSVPYIGPPVPFGDRVGSSTPGVQSQMHRVESPTQGDVDTKPAEAGSSMVFFPSQTTQKVLDDIMDSARNGIGLAGSAAMGSVGPIVGAMDIGESDDAYLFRVSLPGVSRDEKDFSCDIDPDGTVFIKGVTTTGESTVCKHSQIFRMQTRNLCPPGHFSITFQLPGPVDHQQFKGNFGIDGMLEGIVTKR from the exons ATGGCTTCTCCATACag GGCTTCTGACATACGAAGAGGGAATAGTGTACCCAAGCCCATAAATCCTCATCAGCAGGTCCTTGAGGTGGCACCTCTCAACAGTGTGCCATATATTGGTCCTCCTGTTCCATTTGGTGATAGGGTTGGATCTTCAACCCCTGGAGTTCAATCTCAAATGCACAGGGTAGAATCTCCAACCCAAGGGGATGTGGATACTAAACCTGCAGAAGCTGGGTCTTCTATGGTATTTTTCCCATCTCAGACAACTCAAAAGGTGTTGGATGATATCATGGATTCTGCCAGAAATGGAATTGGGCTGGCTGGGAGTGCAGCAATGGGAAGTGTGGGACCAATTGTGGGTGCAATGGACATTGGCGAAAGCGATGATGCCTACTTGTTTCGGGTCTCTCTTCCTGGAGTTTCAAGGGATGAAA aagatttcagttgtgacaTTGATCCTGATGGCACGGTGTTCATAAAAGGAGTGACCACGACTGGCGAGAGTACAGTTTGCAAGCACTCTCAGATCTTCAGAATGCAAACACGGAATCTATGTCCTCCTGGTCACTTCTCCATCACCTTTCAGCTACCTGGTCCTGTTGATCACCAACAGTTCAAAGGTAATTTTGGCATTGATGGGATGCTCGAGGGGATTGTAACGAAAAGGTGA
- the LOC133670249 gene encoding alpha-crystallin domain-containing protein 22.3-like isoform X3 — protein MDSRASDIRRGNSVPKPINPHQQVLEVAPLNSVPYIGPPVPFGDRVGSSTPGVQSQMHRVESPTQGDVDTKPAEAGSSMVFFPSQTTQKVLDDIMDSARNGIGLAGSAAMGSVGPIVGAMDIGESDDAYLFRVSLPGVSRDEKDFSCDIDPDGTVFIKGVTTTGESTVCKHSQIFRMQTRNLCPPGHFSITFQLPGPVDHQQFKGNFGIDGMLEGIVTKR, from the exons ATGGACTCTAGGGCTTCTGACATACGAAGAGGGAATAGTGTACCCAAGCCCATAAATCCTCATCAGCAGGTCCTTGAGGTGGCACCTCTCAACAGTGTGCCATATATTGGTCCTCCTGTTCCATTTGGTGATAGGGTTGGATCTTCAACCCCTGGAGTTCAATCTCAAATGCACAGGGTAGAATCTCCAACCCAAGGGGATGTGGATACTAAACCTGCAGAAGCTGGGTCTTCTATGGTATTTTTCCCATCTCAGACAACTCAAAAGGTGTTGGATGATATCATGGATTCTGCCAGAAATGGAATTGGGCTGGCTGGGAGTGCAGCAATGGGAAGTGTGGGACCAATTGTGGGTGCAATGGACATTGGCGAAAGCGATGATGCCTACTTGTTTCGGGTCTCTCTTCCTGGAGTTTCAAGGGATGAAA aagatttcagttgtgacaTTGATCCTGATGGCACGGTGTTCATAAAAGGAGTGACCACGACTGGCGAGAGTACAGTTTGCAAGCACTCTCAGATCTTCAGAATGCAAACACGGAATCTATGTCCTCCTGGTCACTTCTCCATCACCTTTCAGCTACCTGGTCCTGTTGATCACCAACAGTTCAAAGGTAATTTTGGCATTGATGGGATGCTCGAGGGGATTGTAACGAAAAGGTGA
- the LOC133669861 gene encoding increased DNA methylation 2-like has product MDITPSQAAKRSLSAERTESFLDSNVIANNDRLFLLYFIIGNYFGPDLKGEGPQKSLFRRAAEGLPMYTFDQLAGSCMGTVEMERIYYHVLRKAEKHLAVKLLPLQQFFLGSLLTPGTNRYPQFTDMFPAHLHPHSVMENGDKFVSSIIFINNPDTFHIDLKDIERFKRLTGLENLFLDRDAATSIRSYADGTLYDVIVHEAGNGIELPPTSTRFSRKRAEPADRIPRSRHHHVQGSGSSTSRQATNRRLAEDGPALFFLPSSADKEQLSDLIAATKNGVALTGTAAMGQVGQVVGLVDIGECDDAYYFRVSLPGVRKDPNEFSYKIEADGKVMIKGVTITGERTVYKLSQKFEMLSRNLCPPGQFSISFQLPGPVDPRQLTSNFGDDGVLDALIMKSRETTQS; this is encoded by the exons ATGGACATTACTCCCTCCCAGGCAGCGAAAAGATCTCTTTCTGCTGAAAGAACAGAATCCTTCCTCGATTCAAACGTGATTGCCAACAATGACCGGCTCTTCCTTCTGTACTTCATCATAGGTAACTATTTTGGACCTGATCTGAAAGGGGAGGGACCCCAAAAATCACTTTTTCGAAGAGCTGCTGAGGGCTTGCCCATGTACACATTTGATCAACTTGCTGGTTCCTGCATGGGAACTGTAGAAATGGAGAGGATATATTACCATGTCCTTCGGAAGGCAGAAAAACATCTTGCTGTCAAACTGCTGCCATTGCAACAATTTTTTCTTGGCAGTCTCCTTACTCCGGGAACTAACAGATACCCACAATTTACTGATATGTTTCCGGCTCATCTGCATCCTCATTCAGTAATGGAAAATGGGGATAAATTTGTATCAAGTATCATATTCATCAACAACCCGGATACGTTTCATATTGATTTGAAGGACATTGAAAGGTTCAAAAGGCTAACTGGTCTTGAGAACCTTTTTCTAGATAGAGATGCAGCAACATCAATCCGCTCATATGCAGATGGTACTCTATATGATGTGATAGTCCATGAGGCTGGAAATGGAATAGAACTGCCTCCTACCAGTACTCGTTTCTCTCGTAAGAGAGCAGAACCTGCAGATAGAATCCCGCGGTCTAGGCATCACCATGTTCAAGGTAGTGGCAGTTCGACTTCTCGGCAGGCCACAAATAGAAGATTGGCAGAGGATGGTCctgcattgttttttcttccctcAAGCGCAGATAAAGAACAGTTGAGTGATCTGATAGCTGCCACTAAAAACGGCGTTGCATTGACTGGTACTGCTGCAATGGGGCAGGTAGGACAAGTTGTTGGGCTGGTCGACATTGGTGAATGTGACGATGCCTACTATTTCCGGGTGTCTCTTCCGGGAGTGAGAAAAGATCCAA ATGAATTCAGCTACAAAATCGAAGCTGACGGCAAAGTAATGATAAAGGGAGTGACGATAACAGGCGAGAGAACTGTGTACAAGCTCTCGCAGAAGTTTGAAATGCTATCCAGAAATCTTTGCCCACCAGGCCAGTTTTCCATCTCATTTCAACTGCCTGGTCCAGTTGATCCTCGCCAGCTTACGAGCAATTTTGGCGATGATGGGGTTTTAGATGCTCTTATAATGAAAAGTAGGGAAACCACACAATCCTGA